The following DNA comes from Coprococcus phoceensis.
AAGACCCCTTGAAGACGACAAGGTAGATAGGACAGAGGTGGAAGTGCAGTAATGTATGCAGCTGACTGTTACTAATCGGTCGAGGGCATAACCAAAAGGTGATAGGAACAAGAAGGATGAAGAGAGAATTATCAAAGTGGATTGTATGTGGTTTTGAAGGTACATAATATAGAGCATTTGGTTATTGCCAGATGCTTTTCCGAATATATCAATAGTATATAGGGGATTGGTCAAATGGTATGATAGGAGTCTCCAAAACTTTTGGTGGGAGTTCGATTCTCTCATCCCCTGCTCCTTAGGAGCCTGAAAGCCTTTAAAGTCAAGGCATTCAGGCTCTTTTGTTTTGCCCGAAAAGGGCAGGGTACCACTTAGGGTACCAAAGTTGGTACCCTGACAAAATCCAGACAAAAAGGAGGTTACACGTTAGAGATTTCTTCTACCCCTGTGTAAGTGCAAATTAAAACATTTCCTAAAATAAAAGTTTATGGTATACTTAGTTCAACAAATCAGAAGTTGAGGAGGTGTATATATATGAAATTAGCAGATTTAGCTACGGGTCCTGACTGGATAATATGGATTGTTTTTGTGATACTTGCTGTAATTTCTATAATTTCACTTTCTGGACACGGAAGTTGGTTTATTTCTGGATATAATGTGGCTACAAAAGAAGAAAAGGAAAAATATGATGAAAAGAAGTTATGCAGAACAA
Coding sequences within:
- a CDS encoding DUF3784 domain-containing protein, producing the protein MKLADLATGPDWIIWIVFVILAVISIISLSGHGSWFISGYNVATKEEKEKYDEKKLCRTTGIGMSVIAILTLIMGLFENFLPAFFVYIAVGIIVVDVVVIIILENTLCRK